From Xyrauchen texanus isolate HMW12.3.18 chromosome 15, RBS_HiC_50CHRs, whole genome shotgun sequence:
ttatctttatttggggacAATTTaggcaaatattgatatatatatatattattaattgtgattaattactCGGCACatgtaattaatatgtaattaaaGGATCACttagtaatttttttcctcatttaaaatgttttacttctatACAAATTAATagtattttgaaacatgtatacaATCATGActactcatgtgagatgaagacttAAGTCATGCAAGTGACCTTATaatagctcttttattctacGTGGAGCAGGGgtgcctcatgggggcagccattttAACATCACTTGACCAGCTGAAAACTACttgtttaatctcagtaactgccttgtaattggacactttcactcttggattaaagggattgttcacagaaaaatgaaaattctcttttcatttactcattctttaattacatttactcaagtcataaacatctggcatggcatgagggtgagtaaatgataagataattcaAAGTTTTcggtgaactatacatttaatttaatcctggcctactgtgcatagtgaattacTACAATGGCAATggcaactgaaaactactgtgtttgaatgatgcagcatccaggcttAGCTAATTCAACATACTACAACTTCAACTGCAACTTACAacataattactgagtgcacctttaattcaaTTTATTAACTGATTGACAGCCTTTAGTGTGAATATTTGAATTTAGTGAGTTTGTTTAAACTGTATGATGATATtacattttacacacaaattGCATGATATCAGACCATTGAGAATTAAACTTTCAcaaattaatttcacaaatatCACATTCATGCTTTTTAATCATCTGTGGTTAAAAGGCAAAATAAATTGCATACTCAAAACTCAACTAAACAGCCTATCCTAATAAATAAATCACTCACTATAACAGTATTAAAACCATCCCATCCCATTGGGTGAAACAGTCTCAGGAACAGGCAAACAGTCACAAACACATgatgtgtcaaattaaatgtgtttttatctcATCATAGCTCTCACTTATTCTGCTCTGTCCATTATACACATAATAAATATGAGCACATGGCATTATTTAACATTCTCATATATTTAGGACTTTaggcaaaagtaaaaaaaaaaaatggcattataaaagctacaaatataataaaacatataaatataatctatattaataacacaaaaacaagaaAACTTCTTTGGTGCACACTTGGTAAAATTCCACAAAGCAGCTCAATCAGCTAGTCAGACTGTAACAAAATGCagttataataaaaaacaaaagacaatatttACATGGTGTACATAGGGATACTTACAGAGTAATGTTCTTAACTACACCAAAAGCTGAATAGCTGACTGAATTATTTAGAATTAAGTAACCCATAATTTAGTCTGCACATGCACTGTATTGGACATGTTAAACAATAAATGTTTGCGTGTGATCTTTGGGCTTTCATGATTGACATTTATGTGATCCTGCATCAGTAGTGTTCATTCAGTGATTTCGAGTAAATGTCATGAGAAATACTTCAGTGatttataaaactatttaaacacaGATACTTCATAACTTCAGCAGGACATTTGGAACcagtattaaattatataaactgtTTTTTGCAACAACACACAAGTACACAACTGCACATGTTAGGCTAAAAGAACAGTGGAGTAAGGGCTTCAAAATCAGTTTGTTTAGGGGCTCTTGAGGTTTTCATCTTTTAATATTTGGTCCATTTTCTAAAGCGCTTCAGAGTTTCACTGTGTCTTTGATACtattacacataaatataataataataaaaagacatttaaacaaaTCTCTGCCCTAAAAATCCACAGATATGCATTACAGCCAGTTGCCAATTCTCAGAGCCAGCAAagcctttaaataaatgtttttatttcactttttttgCCTATGCATTttgaatcgctttccactcttaattaatctacaaacaaatagagaaagtttatccaatcagaatataTTCCTTGattcttacaagcaaagtgtgacaactgtttcacaaatcacatgcccgaagcagcgtgtgagtttgagctccaccttctcaggccttcagaatttctacagaatcgctcaacagtgcaaatgaatgagcaactaaagtcagtttgtcagattcatcagccaatcagattgaattATTTGTTCTTAGTggatgtgatctttaggatatgttccGGTCAAGGCCTTCtatctggccttgagtgacgcaatcacgctttaagtgatgtacataatttgaaagtgaagagcgcAAGATCAAGCTGACGAGTCGACTCTCATTACTGCcgctatcaccattgagaaagagatccttatggatttaaaaacaagaGATGTTCTGTATGatcgtgtgattgcttaattttttaaacagaaaaggaggactgattttcacttttgATTTCACTTTGCATTTTAACAATGTGTTTAGCATAAATATGTGAAACAAGCATTCCACTTTTCTTCTAGGTTCAGATTAGACAAACAGCATTTCAAGTGCGTCTCTACAAAATGAATAATCACTCTGTATTTCTAGTTTCCTGATCAGGAGTATAACAACCATAGTATTATTTTCAATATAGagttaatctgatttaaatctcTGGGCAATATGGAAAATTGTGATaattaactatttatttataaGAAGTTGTAAACATAATGTcactgttactgttgtaacctctgttccctgagggagggaacgagatgttgtgtcgaatgaagtgacacaaggggtcttctttgggagtctcgtgtacctctgaacttgagagaaggccaatgtgaaattggcagatagaatttgtatgtcccacccccagacatatgggtataaagggaagtgggcatgtgtctgtcagtcaggtttttgcactgaggagccgagaataaggtatggcCGTTTACAATGGTAGGTCTAGTGCCGTGGCAGAAGGggcacaaagtctcgttccctccctcagggaacggaggttgcaCCAGTAActgtgacgttccccttctgtaactcactcgacgttgtgtcgaatgaagtgacacaaggggttccATTCGCCACGCACTAGCCCATGTTATGTGAACTGCGAACACAGgcgcaagcaggctgctgcgtgctagaagcagctgtgtcgaccgcacgtaaccctccccaacgccccagaaaaggtgtcatatacagaccttaggttcccagcagccctgaggggggaacatgaccaacatgggagcaagcccggcagccgcggccttttctctctctatgtctcttgcATAGggtgtgaagtggctggggctatatTAATGCTATGAAATACATCTGGGAAGTCTGTCTTTcctgatcctattctttcagtgggaaaagaccctgtggaggccacatcctgcacagactagggggaggtgatatgtggctaataccccacatgggttgtcaagccacacgtgggagcggcacggtggtaggtcctatctgatgagggaggagctctacaaacacggcgcCCGGgtgcagtgggactgcccaagggagaggCGGGTCCGCCAACAGTGGGACCGtattgcggaaaatacatcacaggtagttgcctgaagagggaattaagcctgtggagccctactaCAGTACGGAACACTTGTGGCTTGTAGTGGATCTGGTCacaaattgctccactgaattagcaggccagaaggctagggaggaagaacatccaggaagcaacgcttagtggctaacctgggagagaaagcgcactggaTAAACTTGAAGAAGGGCActgggtgcaagcggaacaccaggtcagctgttccgcattaccgagttctaccgctcggacctgacaaaacacgggacttgaccgactcaaccctgagattgtaaaatctcgcaaaggtattgggtgttgcccagcccgctgctctgcaaatgtctgctagggaggtgccagcaccgacgaggatgccacacttctcgtcgagagTGCTTGAACCAATCTATCTGTTGAACGCAGGTTAGAATCCGTccctgcgtgagcattttgaaccggagtttgtgtaaggcccgttTGAGAACTCGCacgtccaagattggtcgcaacccaaagtctttcttgggtatgatgaattaagggctgtagaaacccttctcggTTTGGaaatctcggctggagggatgggctctatcgtatacttgagaagcagagtcgtgatctctgcccgtaaagcGCTGGCTTTTTTGCAGCATAcggaggtggagcgaataccgctgaaacaaGGCGGGAGCCAGGCGAATTGAACCAAGTAGCAAAGTCGGATGGCCTTGGCCACATGTCCACACTCCACGCGAGAGACCCTAGAGGGACGGTCGTTTTTGACATACTGGGCGGAGCTTCGCGGCAGTGGGGACCAGGTAATAGAGCGTCAGGAGGCAGAAGAGTGTCCCGAGGCTTGGAttctgagaaaagactcaaagcactcaccttgctctgcgcacctggcagggggcaggttagagactgaggaagaggtcctggaaaggCAGTTCCTGCGAcatgtcggggtcaggactacccaagtgcagatctttaagtgccttggcttggtggacttgcaggagagccatggccagcagggcggaggcggcctgtccaatGGCATTGCAGGGCTTTCAAAGTCAGTGACGATGTcctcctacaggccttggagtggAGTACCGGACCTGACCCGTGGAACCGAGCGACTAGGCATGAGGGGGGGACagaagtttccagtccagcctcgcgctcactgcggcctgggaaagcatagcggacatccacacgtcagcctcagactgggtgaacGGACCCAAAGATGGAGCTCAGACgtgtcatcagcatcagacgccgctgtgatgaGGCGGACTCATCCCGAGCTCATCccgggtgggtggttcgtggggatttacccggcgaaacagagcTCGTCATCCTCCTCAAATTGCCTTCAACggcagccgggtcatcctcaatcccataggaagatccaggaactacacaggcggaaagacatctttgaaaaggacgttcaacgcctgctatgtattgctcttttatgagtgaaactcaaactcttttagagaataaaaACTCTTATAGGTGGGGAAACACccttttaggcagtgaaagcgctgtcgaagtgcccaggggcgtggactgcacagcgtgcagagagagagaacgccagctggaaatgcgccgtaggatcaaacagcagtgcttcttgccagtagaggtgagtggatcagtggtgaactcagcttgctgttgcacatccgctcggctctgaagaaaaaatctgactgacagacacatgcctgCTTCCCTTTACCCATATGACACATGCCCTctttacccgtatgtccgggggcgggacatgcaaattctgtctgccaatttcacattgcccttttctcaagttcagaggtacgcgaggctcccaaggaagaccccttgtgtcatttAATTTgatacaacgtcgagtgagtgacagaaggggaactaagatCAAGTGCTTGGTGCTTTGTATATTCTTTACACATCATTAACATATTTAACAACTTAACTAATTTGACAACACACCTATATGTAACTAAATTTGAAAAGTTTACATTTAGTAAAATCTAATTTAACAAAGCAAATTGTTTTAAGGCCTCTGTAACCAACACAAATGTCTaagaaatatgtaaaaattatacACTTGAGACATAGAGAAACAAATCCTGATTCCTTGTACATAGCTCAAATAGCCATGCGTTCATAAAGAATTTCTAACTGTCATTAAATGTTTATGCTGAAATATATGTATTACTGTAATGAGTATTTTTTTATACCCTGTTTGGTGTTTTATTACATCTAtgtcagtggttcccaaaccttTTTGGCTGTGCACCCTCTTCTTATACTTGACAACATTAAACACACCCATAAAAAATTGTTCAAACCCCCATCAACCTATTTCATCCAAAACTTGGAAATAGCCAGAGATATAATCAAATTTTTACCTAGAATAACAACCtgtacatgaaaaataaaataccttattgataaataaaaatcCCAAAATATTGATACACATATAAAAAATTGTATTGCTGCTTTCCCTCTTTCTAGTGAGATGGATGAGCCTGCATGTTTACAAGTGACTAGGTCTGTTTTTCTGGTAGGCAAATCAAGTTTCAGCTCAATTTTGAGAAGTGCTATTATTATAATGGATATTACTGACTACTATAATCTGTAAatcttgtaatgtaaaatgttatttatcaATAAATGTCAAGTATGTCAAGATACAGACAAATCTGTAACAAGATAAATTTTGCACAATTGCAGACACCATAACTTAATTCTGTGCACCCCCAAGTACACCATGGCCTGGAAACACTGATCTAAATGATATGATAATTACCCTGTATTTTACACTATTTTGTCCCTTATGGAGctacagtttttagttttttgtaacaATGCCCATTATTTAGCTGCCTCTGTTCTCTACTCTCTGTTGTATGTCAGGTGTATCTTGTGTATATTTTCTCTATGGGTTTATTCCACTTTTTCCTGTCTCCTGTCCTGGTAACTCAGTCATCTGAAACTTCTCTGATGACAGGGTTACTGGCAGAGTGACCACACCCTCTGGTGAAGAGTAGTTTGCAACATTAGAGCCTGCAGCATTGGCAAATCCACTGGCGATATCTTCAAAGGTGCGACCCTTGGTCTCAGGAACACGGAAGTACGTAAACACGAAGAAGAGGATGAGGAAGATGAAGAATATGATGAACACGTACGGACCGCACAGTTTCTGGAAAGAAAGAAGGTACAATTAGTGTTCCATAGtgtcaaaaacatacattttcattaaggGGAATGTATTCTCTTAATAAGAGGTTTATAAGTGTATGTGTAATATGAAACACAATGTTTTTCCTACATAGAAGCATTTGCTGTTTTACAGCTTACAGAGGTGAAGTTTCAAATGCATTTGATGTGTTGCCGCTAGAATTAGTGCGTTAGCTAACCTCAGTTCAACAATTGTAtttcaaacaacatacatttttacacagcgtggggtgatggtaaatGATTTAACTTACAAGTAAGGTGCTGTCTTTTCTGAAGTTTTACTCATTACTACATTCTCTGTTATTTACAatttttgtcagaccagcaatgcAACCAGGTAACTCTGCCCCTTCCGCTGCATATGGCAAACTGCAagtgctgagtgcatgaagtgtccaacattcggCACTCCATTTTGACAGTTGAAGGAGTACATCATCCGGGTACTCAAAACAcattctttttgttgcattttcagtgttaacatagtACTTGTCATGTGTTTACATACTACTAAATAATGTAGAATAATGAAGAAGTGTGCAGTTTGGGACCAATTAGGTTGTCATCATTTTGTGtcaaatacttcaatttaataattcaaatcaaatatatttattacaaatatttcaattaaataaagtCTCCACccgaataattaaaataattctatAGGcctagaaaatacattttaaaaatacatgttacaaaaaaaagtttagtaatatatttttgtcatatATTGCCTCAGCCCTGTTTAACTTATGACCCTCTTATTTTAAGTTGTAACACTCTTGAATAAATTATCATGTCCTTGCAGACTGATCACATTGTAAATTCAGTAACAGAAGGTCGAACGCTCTGCTGCTGACATTggcctgtgcttaccgaaatttgaactactgcccccagtggccaaagctggaagtgttgttgaggtgaaatgttcactggGTGGCGGCAAATGCAAGTTTTATGTTTAGttataattatgtaatacagtcaattttccgtgtgatcatgttggtcttTGCACTGTACTGTAACCAACTTGAAAATTGTGATATGAATAAGTACAGTATTTGGTGTTGTTTCCAATTTTTATTCTGTGACAACGTCCTTACCAGTAAAAGTGGGAAAAGCAGTCCAACAAGAAAGTTGGCAGTCCAGTTGGAGCATCCCGCCACAGCGATGGCTGCCGGCCGGGGACCCTGAGCAAATAACTCTGCCACTATGAACCATGGGATTGGTCCTGGTCCCATCTCAAAACTAGCCACAAATCCAAACACTGCTGCAATGGCTAGAATGCTGATCGCTGAAGTTCCCTGCTAGCCAcataagagagagagatacagtagTTGATTAGAGGAATTCTAGCATAAATGTAAGTTGGATGTTAAATCATATCAAACACTTACCCCTTCAGATGTTATGACAGCAGTGCTATTCTGAAGCAGTCCAGTACCATTTTCCAATGCCGGTCCTACAGTGTTCTTTGAATGATAAGCAAAGGCAATAAAAGTGAATTCAAATTTTACTTAAAAAGGTGTTCTATTTAGATGAACCAATCACATCTAATCATGTAGGGCAATTTAATGATTATATGCAACTTTCAAAAAGAGTTAAGTAGAATCTGTCATGTGTAAATTGACTGGCAAGTCAAAAGTACAAACTCACAACAAGTTTAAGAGAAATGGTCATGAGTAGAGCGCAGGCAGCCATTCCAGCCAGTCCAATCATATGAAGAGTTCTTCTCCCTGCCCTCTCCACCAGGAAGAGCTGTTAATCAAAGAAGCGGGAGCATCCGCACAGAGAGAGAACAATTTCCGCTTAAGTCACAACATCTTGGTCAAGACTCATCTTAGCCCTGCTGCTTAATGCATGGCAGAAATCAATGAGAAACTCACAGAAACTACGGTGAAGACAGTGTTGACTGCACCCGCCCCAATTGTGACAAAGACAGGGCCAGTGATGCCTGCAGTCCTGAAGATCTCTGTTGAATAATAAAATACCTGGAAAAATACGGAAAACATAGATTTAGATCAAGATCATTTCAAACAAAGGGCTTTGTGGTCTTTAAGTGGAAAGCTGTGCAATCTGATGTAAATGATGAAAGTTACTGAGCACTGAATGACATAAATAGCTTTGTGAAATGTAGTGAAAGACTTTTAAGGGGATGTGCTAATCACAGTTCGAGTTCATACACTTATGGTATGGAGAATCTGTGATGTGTGAGACTCACAGCATTGATGCCAGACAGTTGCTGGGATAGCTGCAGGATTATGGAGACAATAATGGGTTGTCGGTAGGCGGGGTTACGGAACAGCTCTGGAATCGACACCTTCTTCTCCATGGCCATCTTCATGGCCTCTTCCTTCATCTCACGAATGTCATCCTCCACATCTGAATGCCCGCGAAGACGCATCAGCACTGAGAGAAGAGGAAATATAGAAAGATAAAATATCAGTGTGGAAGAGTATAAATTAGAGCTGTAAATATTAATGCAATAATGCATGCAATTACTTAAAAAAGTTTAACGCATTcattttcttaatcgcgattaacacatttactgaTAATATAGCATAAACCTGTATAAACACTGACTCAAAGGGCATAACTTTTGGAATGTGTCTTCCCAGAGTCGTTACGCTGATGGACACACCACAACAGTGATTCTGTGtcaatagcctagtttccatccgcttttcacgctattttgttatcgacaaggtgaaaatgtgaaaaaaaaacatttgtgaaattgcccgtcttctgcctgtttccattcaaatggccttttattgataaaaatggtatgcgtgatgacgtcatgcctaaaaaaacactttgtcgcataagttttggtttatcacaATAGAAATGTGCCCTTAAGCCGCtttcatacagaaatgtgtgtttatcgctaattcgcctctcagatgtccctaatttttttcctctgaagtctttgaaaaattgggagagtattgagacaattaattgaaattagacagcttactgtcattttaatttcacaaataataaaaggaatcagaagaggaattgcattcaaaagggaacagttgcccttctgataggactgtaatgttgcgcctatcgcaggttgcTACCGGTTCTGACCCAAAATcaaatcgtcatggccctgttcaagctggcaacccaCACCAAGTAATGGGGGAAACAttcggtcttagtataaggaccatccatcaatgtctatatgctgtgtgcacaactattaaagaaaattttatgcagtgtaatttcagggtttacatatgatatattcctgatattcaatCAGGAATAATTAgtccaattatttttcaagttgaGATCTGTGCAAtcaattttcattgatttaagtctcttttaatacctgttctgttatttacagtcagattaattAATGTGGTAAAGAAATCGTTCAACCGAAACAAGTTCGCTGAACAGCCACAGTgccattttaacatttgttataCATAATGTGAACTTAATGTAAATACttcaaattatgcataaaaaatgCAGATATTTAAAGGACccataataaattatgaaatattttaattcatcaaacactttaaatatttgtatctATGCAAGGGTTTGGTGAAATTCAGCAAAGGGTTCAGGTAGTTCTGGCTCGcgctgctatatcttttctaactcatctgaattatggggtgtgttccattcagaagtgatcatccctatacctatttccttcaaagactttaccctccATTATTATAGCTTAGAAGTGCTGAAAGGTTTGGGGCTAAAAAATAGTGTTCGTTTGGTCATTtttttggaaattctgtttggaacgacCCAACAGCTTGGCTACAATTATTATTCATCCATCAAAAACCCATGCGAGGGCATTATTTAAGACTTTTCAAAGAGTCCAAAAATCCCCTAGACTACATTATATTGACAGAATGTTTAAATGAGCTACAAGtctgttttgaaatgtttgtaaTTTCAATCTTCAGCTGTCAAAATTTACACACAAGCCCTTAATCTGCTTTAAAATGttcttcttcctttctttctttcttactgttAAACCTGTACAAATTTCTAACTTtaagcatttaaaactacagcATTTTTAACTTTCAGACAAAGTTTTGTCAGACCAACATTACAGTTTGTCTCAACAAACTTTATGTATCTAGTTTAATCAGTACTTTTCAACCACATAAagtaaaatatctatattttcttATCAACCAccaagttattttttgtaatgtaggatattttttaaacatgtttaaacctttttttttctaaaaaatgtatgacattttaaacatgttgcttgaattcaataaatactaattttgaaatatcagtaacaatataaactttattgttcattttacttgatcaaaatcagcaaagactttacataaaaaagatgagtgcatcaaaacattttggaaattattttacaaggtcttctacttccagaagagcatggaaACTTTCACCAGGTGGTGTTATAAGATTAAAGAGAggctcaaaatgttttattagaaaCCGGAAGGCAAAAGGGTTCTAAAAGAGGACTGGGGGCCTTCATAGTCACAGGGCCCTGTTTAGGGGGCCTTGTATAAGCTGTAGAATAATGATATTTAAGCATatacaaacatttgttttcaaagttgatgggccgTGAAACCTTGCAGCACAGGGACACCCTGGGCccttggtagtcaagggcccctgggcactggcccattggcccggtcagtaatTCACCTATGTCTAAATCATTGCCATCACTTTTttttgtctacagaacagggtaaggctaattaaAGTTTGTgtaagaaaaggcatatatataggt
This genomic window contains:
- the LOC127655687 gene encoding solute carrier family 2, facilitated glucose transporter member 3-like isoform X1, which gives rise to MEKMKDSNKGKQVTCCLIFCVSTAVIGSLQFGYNTGVINAPDKKIKDFFRNVSLVRTGEPMHASTVTTVWSIAVAIFSVGGMIGSLCVGALVNKLGRRKSMLLSNILALIGGGLMGLSNMCSSYEMMILGRLVIGVFCGLCTGLTPMYVGEIAPTALRGAFGTLHQLGVVIGILVAQIFGLESLLGSEDLWPLLLALTVLPAVLQSVMVFFCPESPRYLLINLNQEKEARQVLMRLRGHSDVEDDIREMKEEAMKMAMEKKVSIPELFRNPAYRQPIIVSIILQLSQQLSGINAVFYYSTEIFRTAGITGPVFVTIGAGAVNTVFTVVSLFLVERAGRRTLHMIGLAGMAACALLMTISLKLVNTVGPALENGTGLLQNSTAVITSEGQGTSAISILAIAAVFGFVASFEMGPGPIPWFIVAELFAQGPRPAAIAVAGCSNWTANFLVGLLFPLLLKLCGPYVFIIFFIFLILFFVFTYFRVPETKGRTFEDIASGFANAAGSNVANYSSPEGVVTLPVTLSSEKFQMTELPGQETGKSGINP
- the LOC127655687 gene encoding solute carrier family 2, facilitated glucose transporter member 3-like isoform X2: MEKMKDSNKGKQVTCCLIFCVSTAVIGSLQFGYNTGVINAPDKKIKDFFRNVSLVRTGEPMHASTVTTVWSIAVAIFSVGGMIGSLCVGALVNKLGRRKSMLLSNILALIGGGLMGLSNMCSSYEMMILGRLVIGVFCGLCTGLTPMYVGEIAPTALRGAFGTLHQLGVVIGILVAQIFGLESLLGSEDLWPLLLALTVLPAVLQSVMVFFCPESPRYLLINLNQEKEARQVLMRLRGHSDVEDDIREMKEEAMKMAMEKKVSIPELFRNPAYRQPIIVSIILQLSQQLSGINAVFYYSTEIFRTAGITGPVFVTIGAGAVNTVFTVVSLFLVERAGRRTLHMIGLAGMAACALLMTISLKLVNTVGPALENGTGLLQNSTAVITSEGGTSAISILAIAAVFGFVASFEMGPGPIPWFIVAELFAQGPRPAAIAVAGCSNWTANFLVGLLFPLLLKLCGPYVFIIFFIFLILFFVFTYFRVPETKGRTFEDIASGFANAAGSNVANYSSPEGVVTLPVTLSSEKFQMTELPGQETGKSGINP